From a single Pseudomonas serboccidentalis genomic region:
- a CDS encoding Lrp/AsnC family transcriptional regulator codes for MHSELDAYDRRILALLQEDASLSSAQIAEQVGLSQSPCWRRIQRMKEEGIIRGQVTLLDRKKIGLNTQIFAEIKLNAHGRSNFTEFTEAIRGFPEVLECYVLMGAVDFLLRIVAADIEAYERFFFEKLSLVPGIQEVNSIVALSEIKSTTSLPVMR; via the coding sequence ATGCATAGCGAACTGGACGCCTACGACCGCAGGATACTCGCCCTGCTGCAAGAGGACGCATCGCTGTCCAGCGCACAGATCGCCGAGCAGGTGGGTTTGTCGCAATCGCCGTGCTGGCGGCGAATTCAGCGGATGAAGGAGGAGGGGATCATTCGTGGTCAGGTGACCTTGCTCGATCGCAAGAAGATCGGCCTGAACACGCAGATCTTCGCCGAAATCAAACTCAACGCCCACGGGCGTTCGAATTTCACCGAATTCACCGAGGCGATTCGCGGCTTTCCGGAGGTGCTGGAGTGTTATGTGCTGATGGGCGCGGTGGACTTTCTGTTGCGCATTGTCGCGGCGGACATCGAGGCGTATGAGCGATTCTTCTTCGAGAAGCTGTCGCTGGTGCCGGGGATTCAGGAAGTGAACTCGATTGTGGCGTTGTCGGAGATCAAATCCACGACCAGTTTGCCGGTCATGCGCTAA
- a CDS encoding GspE/PulE family protein translates to MSVQLATQDRWLDLNDVLRELVAQGFISQDSAEQALNARRRHATHGQQHPLEFIASQQLDDLSRPGKHLDLESLTLWLAQQAGQPYLRIDPLKINVAAITPLMSYAFAQRHKILAVAVDRDAVVVASAQPYVTGWEADLTHVLKLPIKRVVANPVDIQRFSVEFFRLAKSVSGANNADQQSGNLGNFEQLLNLGASDQEPDANDAHIVNIVDWLFQYAFQQRASDIHIEPRREQGTVRFRIDGVLHNVYQFPPQVTMAIVSRLKSLGRMNVAEKRKPQDGRVKTKTPDGGEVELRLSTLPTAFGEKMVMRIFDPEVLLKDFDQLGFSADDLRRWQDMTRQPNGIILVTGPTGSGKTTTLYTTLKKLATPEINLCTIEDPIEMVEPAFNQMQVQHNIDLSFAAGVRALMRQDPDIIMIGEIRDLETAEMAIQAALTGHLVLSTLHTNDAPSAISRLLELGVPHYLIKATVLGVMAQRLVRTLCPHCKAPLTLEEEDWQTLTRPWQAPLPGNAQRAIGCLECRDTGYHGRAGVYEIMQLSDSLKALISPDTDLTAIRRQAFKEGMRSLRLSGAQKVAAGLTTLEEVLRVTPQSEQK, encoded by the coding sequence ATGTCCGTTCAACTCGCCACTCAGGACCGCTGGCTGGATCTCAACGATGTGTTGCGTGAACTGGTCGCCCAGGGCTTCATCAGCCAGGACTCGGCGGAGCAGGCGCTCAACGCCCGCCGCCGCCACGCGACCCACGGCCAGCAGCATCCGCTGGAGTTCATCGCCAGCCAGCAACTGGACGACCTCAGCCGTCCGGGCAAACACCTGGACCTGGAAAGCCTGACCCTGTGGCTGGCCCAGCAGGCCGGCCAGCCGTACCTGCGCATCGACCCGTTGAAGATCAACGTCGCCGCGATCACTCCGCTGATGTCTTACGCCTTTGCCCAGCGGCACAAGATTCTCGCAGTGGCGGTCGACCGCGACGCCGTGGTCGTGGCCAGCGCCCAGCCCTACGTCACCGGTTGGGAGGCTGACCTGACCCATGTGCTCAAGCTGCCGATCAAACGAGTCGTCGCCAACCCGGTGGACATCCAGCGTTTCAGCGTCGAATTCTTCCGTCTCGCCAAATCGGTCAGCGGTGCCAACAATGCCGATCAGCAAAGCGGCAACCTCGGCAACTTCGAACAACTGCTCAACCTCGGCGCCAGCGATCAGGAGCCGGATGCCAACGATGCGCACATCGTCAACATCGTCGATTGGCTGTTCCAGTACGCCTTCCAGCAGCGCGCCAGCGATATCCACATCGAACCGCGCCGCGAACAGGGCACGGTGCGCTTTCGCATCGACGGCGTGCTGCACAACGTCTATCAATTTCCGCCGCAGGTGACCATGGCGATCGTCAGCCGCCTGAAAAGCCTCGGGCGGATGAACGTCGCCGAAAAGCGCAAACCCCAGGACGGCCGGGTCAAGACCAAGACCCCCGACGGCGGCGAGGTGGAGCTGCGGCTATCTACGCTGCCCACCGCGTTTGGCGAAAAAATGGTCATGCGTATTTTTGACCCGGAAGTGCTGCTCAAGGACTTCGATCAGTTAGGCTTCTCCGCCGACGACCTGCGCCGCTGGCAGGACATGACCCGCCAGCCCAACGGCATCATTCTGGTCACCGGACCGACCGGTTCGGGCAAGACCACCACGCTCTACACCACCCTGAAGAAGCTGGCGACGCCGGAGATCAACCTCTGCACCATCGAAGATCCGATCGAAATGGTCGAGCCGGCGTTCAACCAGATGCAGGTCCAGCACAACATCGACCTGAGCTTCGCCGCCGGGGTGCGCGCGCTGATGCGACAGGACCCTGACATCATCATGATCGGCGAGATCCGCGATCTGGAGACCGCCGAAATGGCGATTCAGGCCGCACTCACCGGCCACCTGGTGCTGTCGACCCTGCACACCAACGATGCGCCCAGCGCCATCAGCCGTCTGCTGGAACTCGGCGTGCCGCACTATCTGATCAAGGCCACGGTGCTCGGGGTCATGGCCCAGCGTCTGGTGCGCACGCTGTGCCCGCACTGCAAGGCCCCGCTGACGCTGGAAGAGGAAGACTGGCAAACCCTGACACGCCCGTGGCAAGCGCCACTGCCGGGCAACGCGCAACGGGCGATCGGTTGCCTGGAGTGCCGCGACACCGGTTATCACGGGCGCGCCGGGGTTTACGAAATCATGCAGTTGAGCGACAGCCTCAAAGCGCTCATCTCCCCGGACACCGACCTCACCGCCATCCGCCGGCAAGCCTTCAAGGAAGGCATGCGCAGCCTGCGCCTGTCGGGTGCGCAGAAGGTCGCGGCGGGGCTGACAACCCTTGAAGAAGTGCTGCGGGTAACACCGCAAAGCGAGCAGAAATAG
- the gcvP gene encoding aminomethyl-transferring glycine dehydrogenase, with protein sequence MSQLPSLSQLRDPEAFLRRHLGPDAAEQQAMLDSLGLGSRVELIEQTVPPGIRLNRALDLPPALDEQAALAKLRGYAEQNQLWTSLIGMGYHGTLTPTVILRNVLENPGWYTAYTPYQPEIAQGRLEALLNFQQLTIDLTGLELANASLLDEATAAAEAMALAKRVAKSKSNLFFVDENCHPQTISVVQTRAEGFGFELIIDAVDNLKHHQVFGALLQYPDTHGEIRDLRPVIDQLHAQQALACVAADLLSLLLLTPPGELGADVVFGSSQRFGVPMGYGGPHAAFFASRDEYKRAIPGRIIGVSKDARGNVALRMALQTREQHIRREKANSNICTAQVLLANIASFYAVYHGPEGLKRIAQRVHRLTCILATGLERHGIQRANGQFFDTLTLDVGGAQSAIIDSAKAAQINLRILGRGRVGLSLDETSDESTVARLFDVLLGADHGLNVEQLDAEALVSGIPDNLQRKTPYLRHPVFNAHHSETEMLRYLKQLENKDLALNQSMIPLGSCTMKLNATSEMLPITWPQFANLHPFAPREQALGYTLMIEELERWLCAITGFDAICMQPNSGAQGEYAGLLAIRKYHESRHQGARDICLIPSSAHGTNPASAQMAGMRVVIVECDEAGNVDLDDLKTKAAEAGDKLSCLMATYPSTHGVYEEGISDICEVIHKHGGQVYMDGANLNAQVGLARPADIGADVSHMNLHKTFCIPHGGGGPGMGPIGIRAHLAPFVANHPVVPIDGPLPQNGAVSAAPWGSASILPISWMYIAMMGPQLADASEVAILAANYLAQHLSGAFPVLYTGRNGRVAHECILDLRPLKAQTGISEEDVAKRLMDYGFHAPTMSFPVPGTLMVEPTESESKAELDRFIGAMLSIRAEITEVQNGNWPAEDNPLKRAPHTLADVTGVWERPYSIEQGVTPDAHTKAHKYWPAVNRVDNVYGDRNLFCACVPVDDYR encoded by the coding sequence CGGTACCTCCGGGCATTCGCCTGAACCGGGCGCTGGATCTGCCGCCGGCCCTCGACGAACAGGCGGCGCTGGCCAAGCTGCGCGGTTATGCCGAGCAGAATCAGCTGTGGACCAGCCTGATCGGCATGGGCTACCACGGCACGCTCACGCCGACCGTCATCCTGCGCAACGTGCTGGAAAATCCTGGCTGGTACACCGCTTACACCCCGTATCAACCGGAGATCGCCCAAGGCCGTCTCGAAGCGCTGCTCAACTTCCAGCAATTGACCATCGACCTCACCGGGCTTGAGCTGGCCAACGCCTCGTTGCTCGACGAAGCCACCGCTGCGGCGGAAGCCATGGCGCTGGCCAAACGCGTGGCAAAGTCGAAGAGCAATCTGTTTTTCGTCGACGAGAACTGTCATCCGCAAACCATTTCCGTGGTGCAGACCCGCGCCGAAGGTTTCGGTTTTGAGCTGATCATCGACGCTGTGGATAACTTGAAGCATCATCAGGTGTTCGGCGCACTGCTGCAGTATCCCGACACCCACGGCGAGATCCGTGATCTGCGACCGGTCATTGATCAACTGCACGCGCAGCAGGCGCTGGCCTGTGTGGCGGCGGATCTGTTGAGCCTGTTGTTGCTGACGCCGCCGGGTGAACTGGGCGCGGATGTGGTGTTTGGTTCGTCGCAGCGCTTCGGCGTGCCCATGGGATACGGCGGCCCGCACGCAGCGTTTTTTGCCAGCCGTGACGAATACAAACGGGCGATTCCCGGGCGGATCATCGGCGTGTCGAAAGATGCCCGCGGCAACGTCGCGTTGCGCATGGCCCTGCAAACCCGCGAGCAACACATTCGTCGGGAGAAGGCCAACTCGAACATCTGCACCGCCCAGGTGCTGTTGGCCAACATCGCCAGTTTCTACGCGGTGTACCACGGGCCGGAAGGCTTGAAACGGATAGCGCAGCGGGTGCACCGGTTGACCTGCATTCTGGCGACGGGCCTTGAGCGCCATGGTATCCAGCGGGCCAACGGACAGTTTTTCGACACCCTGACCCTCGACGTCGGTGGCGCGCAGAGCGCGATCATCGACAGCGCCAAGGCCGCGCAGATCAACCTGCGTATTCTCGGGCGCGGTCGAGTGGGGCTTAGCCTCGATGAAACCAGCGATGAAAGCACAGTGGCCAGGTTGTTTGACGTGTTGCTGGGTGCCGATCACGGTTTGAACGTCGAGCAACTCGATGCGGAAGCACTGGTGTCAGGCATCCCCGATAACCTCCAGCGCAAGACGCCTTACCTGCGCCATCCGGTGTTCAATGCCCATCACAGCGAAACCGAGATGCTGCGCTACCTCAAGCAGCTGGAGAACAAGGATCTGGCGCTCAACCAGTCGATGATCCCGCTGGGCTCCTGCACCATGAAACTCAACGCCACCAGCGAGATGCTCCCTATCACCTGGCCGCAGTTCGCCAATCTGCACCCGTTCGCGCCGCGGGAGCAGGCGCTCGGTTACACCTTGATGATCGAAGAGCTGGAGCGCTGGTTGTGCGCGATCACCGGGTTCGATGCGATCTGCATGCAGCCCAACTCCGGAGCCCAGGGCGAGTACGCCGGGCTGCTGGCGATTCGCAAATATCACGAGAGCCGGCATCAGGGCGCGCGGGACATTTGCCTGATTCCGTCCTCGGCCCACGGCACCAACCCGGCCTCGGCGCAGATGGCCGGGATGCGCGTGGTGATCGTCGAATGCGACGAAGCCGGCAACGTCGATCTGGATGACCTGAAAACCAAGGCCGCCGAGGCGGGGGACAAGTTGTCGTGCCTGATGGCGACCTATCCATCGACTCACGGTGTATACGAGGAGGGTATCAGCGACATCTGCGAAGTTATCCACAAGCACGGCGGGCAGGTGTACATGGACGGCGCCAACCTCAATGCGCAAGTCGGGCTGGCGCGGCCGGCGGACATCGGCGCCGACGTATCGCACATGAACCTGCACAAGACTTTCTGCATTCCCCATGGTGGCGGCGGGCCGGGTATGGGGCCGATCGGCATTCGCGCACACCTGGCGCCGTTCGTCGCCAATCACCCGGTGGTGCCGATCGACGGCCCGTTGCCGCAGAACGGCGCGGTCAGCGCGGCGCCGTGGGGCAGCGCGAGCATCTTGCCGATCAGCTGGATGTACATCGCGATGATGGGGCCGCAATTGGCGGATGCCAGCGAGGTGGCAATCCTGGCGGCCAACTATCTGGCCCAGCACTTATCCGGTGCATTCCCGGTGCTGTACACCGGGCGCAATGGGCGGGTGGCCCATGAATGCATTCTCGACCTGCGGCCGTTGAAGGCGCAGACCGGGATCAGCGAAGAGGACGTCGCCAAGCGTCTGATGGACTACGGCTTCCACGCGCCGACCATGTCATTCCCGGTGCCGGGGACATTGATGGTCGAGCCGACCGAAAGCGAGTCCAAGGCTGAACTGGACCGCTTTATTGGCGCCATGCTGAGCATCCGCGCAGAGATCACCGAAGTGCAGAACGGCAACTGGCCGGCGGAAGACAACCCGCTCAAGCGTGCGCCGCATACCTTGGCGGATGTCACCGGGGTCTGGGAGCGGCCGTACAGCATCGAACAGGGCGTCACCCCGGATGCGCACACCAAGGCGCATAAATACTGGCCGGCAGTGAACCGGGTGGATAACGTCTATGGGGATCGCAATCTGTTTTGCGCGTGTGTGCCGGTGGATGATTACCGCTGA
- a CDS encoding DUF2388 domain-containing protein, with the protein MMRLKLAVATLALLSLPVGSAMADSFWRNVISSGATTGSTYLTFKDHKLIVAAQDDAGSFVASDGGIRGPYLEAAMQKVRADNPGLQATDMELANAILAKNAVASE; encoded by the coding sequence ATCATGCGTCTCAAACTTGCTGTCGCCACCCTTGCCTTGCTGTCCCTTCCCGTTGGTTCAGCGATGGCCGACAGCTTTTGGCGTAACGTCATTTCGTCCGGCGCCACCACCGGCTCGACCTACCTGACCTTCAAGGATCACAAGCTGATCGTTGCCGCACAGGACGATGCCGGCAGCTTCGTCGCCAGCGATGGCGGCATCCGTGGGCCGTACCTGGAAGCAGCGATGCAGAAAGTCCGCGCCGACAACCCGGGCCTGCAGGCCACGGACATGGAACTGGCGAATGCGATTCTGGCGAAGAACGCGGTAGCGTCCGAGTAA